Proteins encoded within one genomic window of Vidua macroura isolate BioBank_ID:100142 chromosome 2, ASM2450914v1, whole genome shotgun sequence:
- the POSTN gene encoding periostin isoform X12, with product MKIFFLFTFLTFLLSAFEHAAAFAHYDKILTHSRIRARDQGPNVCALQQVMGTKKKYFSTCRNWYQQAICGKKATVLYECCPGYMKMDGTRGCPAVAPIDHVYGTLGIVGATSTQRYSDISKLREEIEGRGSFTFFAPSNEAWDQLDSEIHRNLVDNVNIELYNALHHHMLNKRMLTKDLKNGMTLVSMYNGQKLLINHYPNGVVTVNCARIIHGNQIATNGVVHVVDRVLTAVGNTIQDFIEVEDDLSSFRAPAITSGVMDILGRPGHYTLFAPTNEAFERLPRGVLERILGDKVASEALVKFHILNTLQCSEAITGGAVYETLEGNTVEVGCDGESLTVNGVKMVKRKDIVTSNGVIHLIDQVLIPDSAKQVIELGGAQQTTFTDLVAQLGLASSLRPEGQYTLLAPLNGAFSDDTLRLDQRLLKTILQNHIIKVKVGLNELYNGQELETIGGKLLRVFVYRTAVCIENSCMVRGSKEGRNGFIHIFRQIINPAEKTLHEMLRNDKRFSIFLSLVKAADLDDVLSRPGQWTLFVPTNDAFKGLTDDDKDILIRDKNALRNILLYHLTQGVFIGSGFEPGVTNILKTIQGGKLYLKTVNDTLLVNELKSRESDLMATNGVIHVIDKLLYPAELPVGNDQLLTILKKLIKYIQIKFVRDSTFKEIPLTFYKINIIESNVQPIITKEDPSITQLTKLIEGEPEFKIVREGETVTKVIHGEPIIKTYTKIIDGRPVEVTEKKVTEERIIQGPEIKYTRITAGGSDNEEKLKKILEEGDGHLLEDEEIKRLLQGAAIHTEEDHKHPYGKDNQPGGHKEEQQEGGQD from the exons ATGAAGATCTTTTTCTTATTCACctttttgacttttttgttGTCTGCTTTTGAACatgcagctgcttttgctcACTATGACAAGATTTTAACTCACAGTCGAATAAGGGCACGCGACCAGGG CCCAAATGTCTGTGCTCTTCAGCAAGTTAtgggaacaaaaaagaaatacttcagCACATGCAGAAACTGGTACCAGCAAGCCATCTGTGGAAAGAAAGC AACTGTCTTATATGAGTGCTGTCCTGGCTATATGAAAATGGATGGTACAAGAGGATGTCCTGCAG TTGCTCCTATTGATCATGTATATGGTACGCTTGGTATTGTGGGAGCTACCTCCACACAGCGCTACTCTGACATCTCAAAGCTGAGAGAAGAGATTGAGGGACGAGGATCATTCACTTTCTTTGCACCAAGCAATGAAGCCTGGGACCAGTTAGATTCA gaaattcACAGGAATTTGGTTGACAATGTAAATATTGAACTATATAATGCTCTCCACCACCACATGTTAAACAAGCGCATGTTGACAAAAGATCTTAAGAATGGCATGACCCTGGTGTCTATGTATAATGGCCAGAAATTGCTTATTAACCATTATCCTAATGGG GTTGTTACTGTTAACTGTGCAAGGATCATCCATGGCAACCAGATTGCTACCAATGGTGTTGTCCATGTCGTTGATCGTGTCCTGACTGCTGTTGGAAATACCATTCAAGATTTCATTGAAGTCGAGGATGATCTTTCATCGTTTAGA gCTCCTGCCATTACGTCAGGTGTCATGGACATTCTTGGAAGACCTGGTCATTACACACTCTTTGCTCCTACTAATGAAGCTTTTGAGAGACTTCCAAGGGGAGTTTTAGAAAGAATCTTGGGTGACAAGGTGGCCTCTGAAG ctctcGTGAAGTTCCATATATTAAATACTCTCCAGTGCTCTGAAGCCATCACAGGTGGAGCTGTCTATGAAACCTTGGAAGGAAATACTGTTGAAGTTGGTTGTGATGGTGAAAGTCTGACTGTGAATGGAGTGAAAATGGTGAAACGCAAAGATATTGTGACAAGCAATGGCGTTATCCACCTGATTGATCAAGTGCTAATTCCTGATTCTG CCAAACAAGTCATTGAGCTTGGGGGTGCTCAGCAGACTACATTTACAGACCTGGTGGCGCAGCTAGGTCTGGCATCTTCTCTAAGGCCAGAAGGCCAATACACTCTCCTGGCACCTCTGAATGGTGCTTTCTCAG ATGACACCTTAAGGCTGGATCAACGTCTTCTTAAAACAATCCTGCAGAATCACATTATAAAAGTGAAAGTTGGGCTCAATGAACTGTACAATGGACAAGAGCTGGAAACAATTGGAGGAAAACTACTTAGAGTCTTCGTGTATCGCACA GCTGTATGTATTGAAAATTCATGCATGGTCAGAGGaagcaaagaaggaagaaatggtTTTATTCACATCTTCAGACAGATCATCAATCCAGCAGAAAAGACTTTGCATGAAATGCTAAGAAATGATAAGCGTTTTAG CATTTTCCTCAGTCTGGTGAAAGCTGCAGATTTGGATGATGTTCTGTCACGGCCTGGACAGTGGACTCTGTTTGTCCCAACTAATGATGCCTTTAAAGGTTTGACTGATGATGACAAGGACATACTGATAA gAGACAAAAATGCTCTCAGGAATATTCTTCTTTACCACTTGACACAAGGAGTTTTTATTGGAAGTGGCTTTGAGCCTGGTGTAACAAATATTCTTAAAACCATCCAAGGAGGCAAACTCTACTTGAAAACA GTAAATGATACTCTTCTGGTTAATGAACTGAAATCAAGAGAATCGGATCTCATGGCAACAAATGGCGTCATTCATGTCATTGACAAACTCCTGTATCCAGCAG AACTGCCTGTTGGAAATGATCAGCTGCTCACAATACTGAAGAAGTTGATTAAATACATTCAAATTAAG TTTGTTCGTGACAGTACCTTCAAAGAGATTCCACTGACATTTTACA aaattaacaTAATTGAAAGCAACGTCCAGCCTATCATCACAAAGGAAG ACCCATCTATCACACAGCtcactaaattaattgaagggGAACCTGAGTTCAAAATAGTCAGAGAAGGGGAGACAGTAACTAAAGTGATTCATGGAG AACCAATTATTAAAACATACACCAAAATCATTGATGGACGACCTGTGGAAGTGACAGAGAAAAAAGTAACAGAAGAAAGAATTATTCAAG gtcctgaaataaaatataccAGAATTACTGCAGGGGGTTCAGACAATGAAGAGAAGTTAAAGAAAATCCTTGAAGAAG GTGATGGTCATTTACTGGAAGATGAAGAAATCAAAAGACTTCTGCAGGGAG CAGCCATACATACAGAAGAAGACCAC AAGCACCCGTACGGAAAGGACAACCAACCAGGAGGGCACAAG GAGGAGCAGCAAGAAGGAGGACAAGACTAG
- the POSTN gene encoding periostin isoform X7 yields the protein MKIFFLFTFLTFLLSAFEHAAAFAHYDKILTHSRIRARDQGPNVCALQQVMGTKKKYFSTCRNWYQQAICGKKATVLYECCPGYMKMDGTRGCPAVAPIDHVYGTLGIVGATSTQRYSDISKLREEIEGRGSFTFFAPSNEAWDQLDSEIHRNLVDNVNIELYNALHHHMLNKRMLTKDLKNGMTLVSMYNGQKLLINHYPNGVVTVNCARIIHGNQIATNGVVHVVDRVLTAVGNTIQDFIEVEDDLSSFRAPAITSGVMDILGRPGHYTLFAPTNEAFERLPRGVLERILGDKVASEALVKFHILNTLQCSEAITGGAVYETLEGNTVEVGCDGESLTVNGVKMVKRKDIVTSNGVIHLIDQVLIPDSAKQVIELGGAQQTTFTDLVAQLGLASSLRPEGQYTLLAPLNGAFSDDTLRLDQRLLKTILQNHIIKVKVGLNELYNGQELETIGGKLLRVFVYRTAVCIENSCMVRGSKEGRNGFIHIFRQIINPAEKTLHEMLRNDKRFSIFLSLVKAADLDDVLSRPGQWTLFVPTNDAFKGLTDDDKDILIRDKNALRNILLYHLTQGVFIGSGFEPGVTNILKTIQGGKLYLKTVNDTLLVNELKSRESDLMATNGVIHVIDKLLYPAELPVGNDQLLTILKKLIKYIQIKFVRDSTFKEIPLTFYKINIIESNVQPIITKEDPSITQLTKLIEGEPEFKIVREGETVTKVIHGEPIIKTYTKIIDGRPVEVTEKKVTEERIIQGPEIKYTRITAGGSDNEEKLKKILEEEVTKVTKFIEGDGHLLEDEEIKRLLQGAAIHTEEDHHPYGKDNQPGGHKEEQQEGGQD from the exons ATGAAGATCTTTTTCTTATTCACctttttgacttttttgttGTCTGCTTTTGAACatgcagctgcttttgctcACTATGACAAGATTTTAACTCACAGTCGAATAAGGGCACGCGACCAGGG CCCAAATGTCTGTGCTCTTCAGCAAGTTAtgggaacaaaaaagaaatacttcagCACATGCAGAAACTGGTACCAGCAAGCCATCTGTGGAAAGAAAGC AACTGTCTTATATGAGTGCTGTCCTGGCTATATGAAAATGGATGGTACAAGAGGATGTCCTGCAG TTGCTCCTATTGATCATGTATATGGTACGCTTGGTATTGTGGGAGCTACCTCCACACAGCGCTACTCTGACATCTCAAAGCTGAGAGAAGAGATTGAGGGACGAGGATCATTCACTTTCTTTGCACCAAGCAATGAAGCCTGGGACCAGTTAGATTCA gaaattcACAGGAATTTGGTTGACAATGTAAATATTGAACTATATAATGCTCTCCACCACCACATGTTAAACAAGCGCATGTTGACAAAAGATCTTAAGAATGGCATGACCCTGGTGTCTATGTATAATGGCCAGAAATTGCTTATTAACCATTATCCTAATGGG GTTGTTACTGTTAACTGTGCAAGGATCATCCATGGCAACCAGATTGCTACCAATGGTGTTGTCCATGTCGTTGATCGTGTCCTGACTGCTGTTGGAAATACCATTCAAGATTTCATTGAAGTCGAGGATGATCTTTCATCGTTTAGA gCTCCTGCCATTACGTCAGGTGTCATGGACATTCTTGGAAGACCTGGTCATTACACACTCTTTGCTCCTACTAATGAAGCTTTTGAGAGACTTCCAAGGGGAGTTTTAGAAAGAATCTTGGGTGACAAGGTGGCCTCTGAAG ctctcGTGAAGTTCCATATATTAAATACTCTCCAGTGCTCTGAAGCCATCACAGGTGGAGCTGTCTATGAAACCTTGGAAGGAAATACTGTTGAAGTTGGTTGTGATGGTGAAAGTCTGACTGTGAATGGAGTGAAAATGGTGAAACGCAAAGATATTGTGACAAGCAATGGCGTTATCCACCTGATTGATCAAGTGCTAATTCCTGATTCTG CCAAACAAGTCATTGAGCTTGGGGGTGCTCAGCAGACTACATTTACAGACCTGGTGGCGCAGCTAGGTCTGGCATCTTCTCTAAGGCCAGAAGGCCAATACACTCTCCTGGCACCTCTGAATGGTGCTTTCTCAG ATGACACCTTAAGGCTGGATCAACGTCTTCTTAAAACAATCCTGCAGAATCACATTATAAAAGTGAAAGTTGGGCTCAATGAACTGTACAATGGACAAGAGCTGGAAACAATTGGAGGAAAACTACTTAGAGTCTTCGTGTATCGCACA GCTGTATGTATTGAAAATTCATGCATGGTCAGAGGaagcaaagaaggaagaaatggtTTTATTCACATCTTCAGACAGATCATCAATCCAGCAGAAAAGACTTTGCATGAAATGCTAAGAAATGATAAGCGTTTTAG CATTTTCCTCAGTCTGGTGAAAGCTGCAGATTTGGATGATGTTCTGTCACGGCCTGGACAGTGGACTCTGTTTGTCCCAACTAATGATGCCTTTAAAGGTTTGACTGATGATGACAAGGACATACTGATAA gAGACAAAAATGCTCTCAGGAATATTCTTCTTTACCACTTGACACAAGGAGTTTTTATTGGAAGTGGCTTTGAGCCTGGTGTAACAAATATTCTTAAAACCATCCAAGGAGGCAAACTCTACTTGAAAACA GTAAATGATACTCTTCTGGTTAATGAACTGAAATCAAGAGAATCGGATCTCATGGCAACAAATGGCGTCATTCATGTCATTGACAAACTCCTGTATCCAGCAG AACTGCCTGTTGGAAATGATCAGCTGCTCACAATACTGAAGAAGTTGATTAAATACATTCAAATTAAG TTTGTTCGTGACAGTACCTTCAAAGAGATTCCACTGACATTTTACA aaattaacaTAATTGAAAGCAACGTCCAGCCTATCATCACAAAGGAAG ACCCATCTATCACACAGCtcactaaattaattgaagggGAACCTGAGTTCAAAATAGTCAGAGAAGGGGAGACAGTAACTAAAGTGATTCATGGAG AACCAATTATTAAAACATACACCAAAATCATTGATGGACGACCTGTGGAAGTGACAGAGAAAAAAGTAACAGAAGAAAGAATTATTCAAG gtcctgaaataaaatataccAGAATTACTGCAGGGGGTTCAGACAATGAAGAGAAGTTAAAGAAAATCCTTGAAGAAG AGGTTACCAAAGTGACCAAATTTATTGAAGGTGATGGTCATTTACTGGAAGATGAAGAAATCAAAAGACTTCTGCAGGGAG CAGCCATACATACAGAAGAAGACCAC CACCCGTACGGAAAGGACAACCAACCAGGAGGGCACAAG GAGGAGCAGCAAGAAGGAGGACAAGACTAG